A part of Mycolicibacterium sp. TUM20985 genomic DNA contains:
- the rplX gene encoding 50S ribosomal protein L24: MKVHKGDTVLVISGKDKGAKGKVLESYPTREKVLVQGVNRIKKHTAVSQNERGASSGGIVTQEAPIHVSNVMVVDSDGNPTRIGYRFDEETGKKVRVSKKNGKDI, encoded by the coding sequence ATGAAGGTGCACAAGGGTGACACCGTCCTCGTCATCTCTGGCAAGGACAAGGGCGCCAAGGGCAAGGTCCTCGAGTCCTACCCGACGCGCGAGAAGGTTCTGGTCCAGGGCGTCAACCGGATCAAGAAGCACACCGCCGTCTCGCAGAACGAGCGCGGTGCCTCCTCGGGCGGCATCGTCACGCAGGAAGCTCCGATCCACGTCTCGAACGTGATGGTCGTGGACTCCGACGGCAACCCGACCCGCATCGGCTACCGCTTCGACGAAGAGACCGGCAAGAAGGTCCGCGTGTCGAAGAAGAACGGCAAGGACATCTAG
- a CDS encoding ArnT family glycosyltransferase, which produces MKIAVYLVALTVYLAVGYWLQVRNGFILGDALARVSAAQSAIFSRDPHLAAIGFIFTPLTSVAQIPAILLSPLWPAMTERAFSGTIMSAIFMAGGVVQILGMGTDRGLPRGYVLAVTALFALNPMIVFYGANGMSEAPFIFFMSWAVRRLITWMVDDDVHHLVAAGGIAMGLAYLTRYDAVACVAAAGLLVGATTYLRATPQPRFRRALLDALLVSGPGFAAFVGWAGASWLITGEAFAQFTSQYGNAAILAQSGQPTGTFTAGLTFALVCITLLAPTLVPLALWCGIRRYRQPNWTVLLVPTFVYGAALAFQALSYATGSTFPFLRFYIVAIPLSACLAMLAVPDGALTTATRRGRYAPAQPHSPPELPRRRTLVYSAVATLLAMAVPVTAWGMGQPKYAPQEYALGAVLAPQPDNVSVRKATEHAIAASFSTERQIARYLENLDLPESSVITDTVYGFAVTAASTQPKTFVVPSDPDFVPLLNDPQNNGVRYLLAVPPTGRGISDALNVRYPTLYETGANIATLELEIPNDGDSQPNWRLYRVLAPA; this is translated from the coding sequence TTGAAGATCGCCGTCTACCTGGTGGCGCTGACGGTCTACCTCGCCGTCGGATACTGGCTCCAGGTCCGCAACGGTTTCATCCTCGGCGACGCGCTGGCCCGGGTCTCGGCCGCCCAGAGCGCCATCTTCAGCCGCGACCCACATCTGGCCGCCATCGGCTTCATCTTCACTCCGCTGACGTCGGTGGCGCAGATACCCGCCATCCTGCTGAGCCCGCTCTGGCCGGCGATGACCGAACGCGCCTTCTCGGGCACCATCATGTCCGCGATCTTCATGGCGGGCGGCGTCGTCCAGATCCTCGGAATGGGCACCGACCGTGGACTGCCGCGCGGCTACGTCCTCGCCGTCACGGCGTTGTTCGCACTCAACCCGATGATCGTGTTCTACGGCGCCAACGGGATGAGTGAGGCTCCGTTCATCTTCTTCATGTCATGGGCGGTGCGCCGCCTCATCACGTGGATGGTCGACGACGACGTCCATCACCTCGTCGCCGCTGGTGGCATCGCGATGGGGTTGGCCTATCTGACCCGTTACGACGCGGTCGCGTGCGTGGCAGCCGCGGGGCTGCTGGTGGGAGCTACCACCTATCTGCGGGCCACGCCCCAGCCGCGGTTTCGGCGCGCACTGCTGGACGCGCTGTTGGTCAGCGGGCCCGGCTTCGCCGCGTTCGTGGGTTGGGCGGGGGCCAGCTGGTTGATCACTGGGGAGGCTTTCGCGCAGTTCACCTCTCAGTACGGCAACGCCGCCATTCTCGCTCAGTCCGGTCAGCCGACGGGGACCTTCACCGCGGGCCTGACCTTCGCGCTGGTCTGCATCACGCTATTAGCCCCCACCCTGGTGCCACTCGCGCTGTGGTGCGGAATTCGGCGCTACCGCCAACCGAACTGGACGGTGCTGCTCGTGCCGACGTTCGTGTACGGGGCGGCCTTGGCCTTCCAGGCCCTCAGCTATGCCACGGGGTCGACGTTTCCGTTCCTGCGGTTCTACATCGTGGCCATTCCGCTGTCGGCATGCCTGGCGATGTTGGCGGTCCCGGACGGCGCGTTGACGACCGCCACGCGACGAGGCAGATACGCTCCGGCACAGCCGCATTCACCGCCGGAGTTGCCGCGACGCCGGACGCTGGTCTATTCGGCGGTCGCGACCCTCCTCGCCATGGCCGTCCCGGTCACCGCATGGGGGATGGGGCAGCCGAAGTACGCCCCACAGGAATACGCGCTGGGTGCGGTGCTGGCACCGCAACCTGACAACGTCAGCGTCCGCAAGGCGACGGAGCACGCCATCGCGGCGTCGTTCTCGACCGAGCGCCAAATTGCCAGGTATCTGGAGAATCTCGATTTGCCGGAGAGTTCGGTCATCACCGACACCGTTTACGGATTCGCGGTCACCGCCGCATCGACTCAGCCGAAGACGTTCGTGGTCCCGTCCGACCCGGACTTCGTCCCGTTGCTCAACGATCCCCAGAACAACGGTGTCCGGTATCTGTTGGCGGTTCCACCGACCGGGCGTGGGATCTCCGACGCCCTCAACGTGCGATATCCCACGTTGTACGAGACGGGCGCGAACATCGCGACACTGGAACTCGAGATTCCCAATGACGGCGACAGTCAACCGAACTGGCGGCTGTACCGGGTGCTGGCACCTGCCTAG
- the rpsQ gene encoding 30S ribosomal protein S17, whose amino-acid sequence MAEDQKNTESVETVRGQRKTRIGYVVSDKMQKTIVVELENRSKHPLYGKIIRTTTKVKAHDENGAAGVGDRVSLMETRPLSATKRWRLVEVLERAK is encoded by the coding sequence ATGGCAGAAGATCAGAAGAACACCGAGAGCGTGGAAACCGTACGCGGACAGCGCAAGACGCGCATTGGCTACGTGGTGAGCGACAAGATGCAGAAGACCATCGTGGTCGAGCTGGAGAACCGCTCGAAGCACCCGTTGTACGGCAAGATCATTCGGACGACGACGAAGGTCAAGGCCCACGACGAGAACGGCGCTGCCGGTGTCGGTGACCGCGTGTCGCTGATGGAGACCCGGCCGTTGTCGGCCACCAAGCGCTGGCGCCTCGTCGAGGTGCTCGAACGCGCCAAATAG
- a CDS encoding glycosyltransferase, which yields MNAEVGRPAADVRIDSEGEQALYLAINGLRDNDPLNSASTPLVGWQRPVLWALLLILVVCLLAAPMATAVALIGICTFGYVVTMLDRVMIFRQGLASRAIAISDEEALAIPYADLPRYTILVPAYNEPEVVGDLIGAMARLHYPPDKLQVLLLLEADDDVTIAAARACGDSDIIQIVLVPPAEPRTKPKACNYGLHFTTGDIVTIYDAEDLPEPLQLRRVVATFRQLPDDVVCVQAKLKYHNGHQNLLTGWFTAEYGLWFGYLLPGMMRTTAPIPLGGTSNHLIRSVLDEIGSWDPFNVTEDADLGLRIAASGYRTAVVDSETLEEANSDPINWIRQRSRWYKGYLQTWLVHIRRPRQLLRTIGLRSFVRFNLVLAGTPIIAVLNLVFWFITMTWFLGQPALVGAVFPPYIYFPALIALILGNGATLYMNLIALREDDRSDLLVPGLTVPVFWVMMSVAAAKGCYQLIRNPSYWEKTFHGLSQRPDLEDEPDSTVP from the coding sequence GTGAACGCCGAGGTCGGCCGCCCTGCAGCGGATGTCCGTATCGACAGCGAGGGCGAACAAGCGCTCTATCTGGCAATCAACGGTCTGCGCGACAACGATCCGCTGAACTCGGCATCGACTCCGCTCGTTGGTTGGCAGCGGCCCGTACTGTGGGCGCTGCTGTTGATCCTCGTGGTCTGTCTACTCGCAGCGCCGATGGCGACCGCCGTGGCGCTGATCGGCATCTGCACCTTCGGTTACGTCGTGACCATGCTCGATCGGGTGATGATCTTTCGCCAGGGCCTGGCCTCTCGGGCGATTGCCATCTCCGACGAGGAAGCCCTGGCGATCCCCTACGCCGACCTGCCGCGCTACACCATCCTGGTCCCCGCCTACAACGAGCCGGAAGTAGTCGGCGATCTGATCGGTGCGATGGCTCGGCTGCACTATCCGCCGGACAAGCTGCAGGTGCTTCTGTTGCTCGAGGCAGATGACGACGTGACGATCGCGGCTGCACGCGCGTGCGGAGATTCCGACATCATCCAGATCGTCTTGGTGCCACCCGCCGAGCCGCGCACCAAGCCGAAGGCCTGCAACTACGGCCTGCACTTCACCACCGGCGACATCGTCACGATCTACGATGCCGAGGACCTGCCGGAGCCGTTGCAGTTGCGCCGCGTGGTCGCCACGTTCAGGCAGTTACCGGACGACGTCGTGTGCGTGCAGGCCAAGCTGAAATATCACAACGGGCATCAGAACCTCTTGACCGGTTGGTTCACCGCGGAGTACGGATTGTGGTTCGGTTACCTGCTGCCGGGCATGATGCGGACGACGGCCCCAATTCCGTTGGGCGGCACGTCGAATCACCTCATAAGATCGGTGTTGGACGAGATCGGCTCCTGGGATCCGTTCAACGTGACCGAGGATGCCGACCTCGGGTTGCGCATTGCCGCCTCGGGCTACCGCACCGCGGTCGTCGACTCCGAAACCCTCGAGGAAGCCAACAGCGACCCGATCAACTGGATTCGGCAGCGCTCACGCTGGTACAAGGGCTACCTGCAGACCTGGCTGGTGCACATCCGGCGGCCACGGCAACTGTTGCGTACCATCGGCCTTCGCAGCTTCGTCCGGTTCAATCTGGTGTTGGCCGGCACTCCCATCATCGCGGTGCTCAACCTGGTGTTCTGGTTCATCACGATGACCTGGTTCCTGGGGCAACCCGCTCTCGTCGGCGCCGTTTTCCCGCCGTACATCTATTTTCCCGCGCTCATCGCACTCATCCTGGGCAACGGCGCCACCCTCTACATGAATTTGATCGCGCTTCGCGAGGACGATCGGTCCGACCTGTTGGTTCCCGGGCTGACCGTGCCGGTGTTCTGGGTGATGATGAGCGTGGCCGCGGCCAAGGGCTGCTATCAGTTGATCCGCAATCCGTCCTACTGGGAGAAGACTTTTCACGGGCTGTCGCAACGTCCCGATCTCGAGGATGAACCCGATTCGACGGTACCGTGA
- a CDS encoding sensor domain-containing phosphodiesterase has product MSGEGVRRAVKRSHPDLDDAASGKGVSPVFQPIVSLPTGTIVGFEALARWPLQPHLQPQSVFAYAAETDQVTQLDRLCIERAVDGALRGGLTEGALLGVNSEPASDYTGRADSEILERGHDKFALIFELTERNLLGHLPTLLRKVAALRADGFAIALDDVGANPESLALLDIICPEVIKLDNKLTQARPSVDTAKIEAAVSAHRERRGTLIIAEGIETEQHFEQALAWGATLGQGFLFGRPGPLPGPADTVAWSPPAVPARSGVSATSPFDVVADHPSMQTAPRRTLRAISRYIEEQAQNSADTSMVLTAFQDARHFGPVTRGRYSALAGVCPLVAVFGAGLTADSAEGVRVVSHDPSDPLSSQWIVLSLGPHTAAALIARERFNGYAAMDEDDRQFDFVVSHDRSVITAAASALLNRVP; this is encoded by the coding sequence GTGAGCGGTGAAGGGGTGCGGCGCGCGGTGAAGCGGAGCCACCCCGACCTGGATGACGCTGCGTCGGGCAAGGGCGTTTCACCGGTCTTTCAGCCGATCGTGTCGTTACCCACGGGAACGATCGTGGGTTTCGAGGCGCTGGCCCGTTGGCCGCTTCAGCCGCACCTCCAGCCGCAATCGGTCTTCGCCTACGCAGCGGAGACCGACCAGGTCACACAACTCGACAGGCTGTGCATCGAGCGGGCCGTCGACGGCGCCCTGCGCGGTGGCTTGACGGAAGGCGCTCTGCTGGGGGTCAATTCCGAACCGGCCAGCGACTACACCGGCCGCGCCGACAGCGAGATCCTCGAACGCGGGCACGACAAGTTCGCGTTGATCTTCGAACTCACAGAGCGCAATCTGCTTGGCCACCTGCCAACACTGCTTCGAAAGGTCGCGGCGTTGCGCGCGGACGGATTCGCGATCGCGCTGGACGACGTCGGAGCGAATCCGGAGTCCTTGGCGCTCTTGGACATCATCTGCCCGGAGGTCATCAAACTCGACAACAAGCTGACCCAAGCCCGTCCCAGCGTCGACACCGCCAAGATCGAAGCCGCGGTGTCGGCGCACCGCGAGCGCAGGGGCACGCTGATCATCGCCGAGGGCATCGAGACCGAACAACACTTCGAACAGGCGCTGGCATGGGGCGCGACCCTGGGACAGGGCTTCCTCTTCGGCAGGCCGGGCCCGCTGCCGGGCCCTGCCGATACGGTCGCGTGGTCGCCTCCGGCCGTCCCGGCGCGCTCGGGTGTCTCGGCCACCAGCCCGTTCGACGTGGTGGCCGATCACCCGTCCATGCAGACCGCGCCACGGCGGACGCTGCGGGCCATCTCGCGGTACATCGAGGAGCAGGCACAGAACTCGGCGGATACGTCGATGGTCTTGACCGCGTTCCAGGACGCTCGCCACTTCGGTCCAGTCACCAGAGGGCGGTACTCGGCACTCGCCGGGGTCTGCCCGTTGGTCGCCGTGTTCGGTGCCGGCCTCACCGCCGATTCAGCGGAGGGGGTCCGCGTCGTGTCCCATGATCCGTCGGATCCGTTGTCCTCGCAGTGGATCGTCCTCAGCCTCGGTCCGCACACTGCCGCGGCTCTCATCGCCCGAGAGCGCTTCAATGGCTACGCCGCCATGGACGAGGACGACCGTCAGTTCGACTTCGTGGTCAGCCACGACCGTTCCGTCATCACCGCCGCGGCCTCCGCGCTCTTGAACAGGGTGCCGTGA
- a CDS encoding arylsulfatase, with protein MTGEFKGKIELDIRDSEPDWGPYQAPVAPPGSPNVLYLVWDDTGIATWDCFGGLVDMPAMSRIAERGIRLSQFHTTALCSPTRASLLTGRNATTVGMATVEEFTNGFPNCNGRIPDDTALLSEVLAERGYNTYCVGKWHLTPLEESNLAATKRHWPLSRGFERFYGFMGGETDQWYPELVYDNHPVAPPATPEDGYHLSKDLADKTIEFIRDAKVIAPDKPWFSYLCPGAGHAPHHVFTEWADKYAGRFDMGYEAYRDIVLENQKRLGIVPQDTEMSPVNPYLDVKGPNGEAWPYQDTVRPWDTLNDEEKRLFSRMAEVFAGFLSYTDEQIGRVLDYLEESGQLDDTIIVVISDNGASGEGGPNGSVNEVKFFNGYIDTVEESLRFYDQLGGPETYNHYPIGWAMAFNTPYKLFKRYASHEGGIADTAIISWPNGIDAHGEVRDQYVNVCDVTPTIYDLLGITPPDKVGGIPQKPLDGTSFKAALADSSADTGKSTQFYTMLGTRGIWHDGWFANTVHAASPAGWSHFDQDRWELFHIEADRSQCHDLTAEHPEKLEELKALWFTEAAKYNGLPLADLGMIETLSGWRPYLSEGRKTFTYYPGTAEVGLGAAVELGGQSFTVLAEVTVDTADAEGVLYKQGAGHGGHVLFVADGRLQYVYNFLGEEEQLVSSSDPIPLGSHVFGVSYARTGTVEGSHTPLGDVSLFIDDQTVATKAGVRTHPGMFGLAGGGVAVGRNPGQPVSVTYEAPYAFTGGTIAKVVVDITGTPYRDVEREMARAFAKD; from the coding sequence ATGACTGGCGAATTCAAGGGCAAGATCGAACTCGACATCCGGGACTCCGAGCCCGACTGGGGTCCCTACCAAGCTCCGGTGGCGCCACCCGGATCTCCCAACGTCCTCTACCTCGTCTGGGACGACACCGGCATCGCCACCTGGGACTGCTTCGGGGGTCTGGTCGACATGCCTGCCATGAGCCGGATCGCCGAACGTGGGATCCGACTCTCGCAGTTTCACACCACCGCGCTGTGTTCGCCGACCCGCGCCTCGCTGCTCACCGGACGCAACGCCACCACCGTCGGAATGGCCACCGTCGAGGAGTTCACCAACGGGTTCCCCAACTGCAACGGGCGCATCCCCGACGACACCGCCCTGCTGTCCGAGGTGCTCGCCGAAAGGGGTTACAACACCTACTGCGTCGGCAAATGGCACCTCACCCCGCTTGAAGAGTCGAATCTGGCTGCCACGAAACGGCATTGGCCGTTGAGCCGTGGCTTCGAGCGCTTCTACGGGTTCATGGGCGGGGAGACCGATCAGTGGTATCCGGAGCTGGTGTACGACAACCATCCCGTAGCCCCGCCTGCCACTCCCGAGGACGGCTACCACCTCTCGAAGGACCTGGCCGACAAGACCATCGAGTTCATCCGCGACGCCAAGGTGATCGCGCCCGACAAGCCGTGGTTTAGCTACCTGTGCCCAGGTGCGGGCCATGCGCCGCACCACGTCTTCACGGAGTGGGCCGACAAGTACGCCGGTCGCTTCGACATGGGGTACGAGGCCTACCGCGACATCGTCCTGGAGAATCAGAAGCGGCTCGGCATCGTGCCCCAGGACACCGAAATGTCACCCGTCAATCCGTATCTCGACGTCAAGGGCCCCAACGGGGAGGCGTGGCCGTACCAGGACACCGTCCGGCCGTGGGACACCCTGAACGACGAGGAGAAGCGGCTCTTCAGCCGGATGGCCGAGGTCTTCGCCGGCTTCCTGTCCTACACCGACGAGCAGATCGGCCGGGTTCTCGACTATCTGGAGGAATCGGGCCAGCTGGACGACACCATCATCGTGGTCATCTCCGACAACGGCGCCAGCGGTGAGGGTGGCCCGAACGGATCGGTGAACGAGGTCAAGTTCTTCAACGGGTACATCGACACGGTCGAGGAGAGTCTGCGGTTCTACGACCAGCTGGGTGGCCCCGAGACCTACAACCACTACCCGATCGGTTGGGCGATGGCGTTCAACACGCCGTACAAGTTGTTCAAGCGCTACGCCTCGCACGAAGGCGGTATCGCCGATACGGCAATCATTTCCTGGCCCAACGGAATCGATGCCCATGGCGAAGTGCGGGACCAGTACGTCAACGTCTGCGACGTGACGCCGACCATCTACGACCTGCTGGGAATCACCCCGCCCGACAAGGTCGGCGGCATCCCGCAGAAGCCGCTTGACGGCACGAGTTTCAAAGCAGCGCTTGCTGATTCGAGCGCGGACACCGGCAAGTCGACGCAGTTCTACACGATGCTGGGCACCAGGGGCATCTGGCACGATGGCTGGTTCGCCAACACCGTCCACGCTGCCAGTCCTGCCGGCTGGTCGCACTTCGACCAGGACCGGTGGGAGCTCTTCCACATCGAAGCCGACCGCAGCCAATGCCACGACCTTACGGCCGAACACCCAGAGAAGCTCGAGGAGCTCAAGGCGCTCTGGTTCACCGAGGCCGCCAAGTACAACGGGCTTCCGCTGGCCGACCTCGGCATGATCGAGACCCTGTCCGGGTGGCGACCCTATCTGTCCGAGGGGCGCAAGACGTTCACCTACTACCCCGGCACCGCCGAAGTCGGCCTCGGCGCGGCGGTCGAGCTCGGCGGGCAGTCCTTCACGGTGCTGGCCGAGGTCACCGTCGACACCGCCGACGCCGAAGGGGTGTTGTACAAGCAGGGCGCCGGTCACGGCGGTCACGTGCTGTTCGTGGCGGACGGCCGCCTGCAGTACGTCTACAACTTCTTGGGCGAGGAGGAGCAGCTGGTGTCCTCGTCCGACCCAATTCCGTTGGGCAGTCACGTGTTCGGCGTCAGCTACGCGAGGACGGGCACGGTCGAGGGCAGTCACACCCCCCTCGGTGACGTCTCGCTCTTCATCGACGATCAGACGGTCGCCACCAAGGCGGGCGTCCGCACGCACCCCGGCATGTTCGGCCTGGCCGGCGGGGGAGTGGCCGTGGGCCGCAATCCGGGGCAGCCGGTCTCCGTCACCTATGAGGCGCCCTATGCGTTCACGGGCGGAACCATCGCCAAGGTCGTCGTCGACATCACCGGCACGCCGTACCGGGACGTCGAGCGGGAGATGGCCCGAGCCTTCGCCAAGGACTGA
- the rplN gene encoding 50S ribosomal protein L14, whose product MIQQESRLKIADNTGAKEILCIRVLGGSGRRYAGIGDVIVATVKDAIPGGNVKKGEVVKAVIVRTVKERRRADGSYIKFDENAAVIIKPDNDPRGTRIFGPVGRELREKRFMKIVSLAPEVL is encoded by the coding sequence GTGATTCAGCAGGAATCGCGGCTCAAGATCGCCGACAACACGGGCGCCAAGGAGATCTTGTGCATCCGGGTGCTCGGCGGCTCGGGTAGGCGTTACGCCGGCATCGGCGATGTCATCGTGGCGACCGTCAAGGACGCCATCCCCGGTGGCAACGTCAAGAAGGGCGAGGTCGTCAAGGCGGTCATCGTGCGCACCGTCAAGGAGCGCCGCCGTGCCGATGGCAGCTACATCAAGTTCGACGAGAACGCCGCCGTCATCATCAAGCCCGACAACGACCCGCGCGGCACCCGCATCTTCGGGCCGGTCGGTCGTGAGCTTCGCGAGAAGCGCTTCATGAAGATCGTCTCGCTCGCCCCGGAGGTGTTGTAA
- a CDS encoding diguanylate cyclase domain-containing protein, which translates to MSDLDDHAHLDGAARRDGRAHRADGDVGEATFRRLIEGSPDAVLVHQGGRVVYANATAVRWLGAHYADQVHGYPVTGFIHPDFIEPVLARLAALRNDGDATRPSESVMVRLDGTTLDVEAVSSLTSWRGEPAYHVTLRDMTFVRTAQRSLRYQAALVDKVGVAIIATTVTGLVTKWNRAAEVIYQRPASSALAMSIGDAVGASLEPAAIVADGGGVLATHHTADGQPLIVRVAATQLDTGFVLVCNDETKSHGVERLLRRIVNSLDEGILVIDGSGSVTSANPAAERILGISASTLVGGDGRVAHTIKTYDVNRRLVEPRDNPVAQTMRTGKPFQGCITGIDGPNGRRTWLRMSCRPLDNDDRYGTALLVSFSDITAEQVARERLTYRATHDALTGLPNRAAVLNRISDSLRVRGDRRLGAVLFIDLDNLKAINDSLGHDTGDELLQSVGQCLRASVGPNDVVGRLGGDEFVTLVAGAVSPADLADFVSRLERSLAQPMTLGAATVRTQGSIGVTVVTPDDQRSAIEILRDADAAMYETKANRRRHTQPKSPNARNHNGVTHDGDRYASQSTQHHGR; encoded by the coding sequence ATGTCCGATCTTGACGACCACGCGCATCTCGACGGAGCGGCCCGTCGCGATGGTCGCGCCCACCGAGCGGACGGCGACGTCGGCGAGGCAACGTTTCGTCGGTTGATCGAGGGCAGTCCCGACGCGGTGCTCGTGCACCAGGGCGGTCGGGTCGTCTACGCCAATGCGACGGCCGTCCGCTGGCTCGGGGCCCACTACGCCGATCAGGTGCACGGGTATCCGGTGACCGGCTTCATCCACCCCGATTTCATCGAGCCCGTCCTGGCCCGTCTGGCGGCGTTGCGCAACGACGGCGATGCCACCCGACCCTCGGAATCGGTGATGGTTCGCCTAGACGGCACGACGCTCGACGTCGAGGCCGTTTCCTCGCTCACGTCGTGGCGCGGTGAACCCGCCTACCACGTGACGCTGCGCGACATGACGTTCGTCAGGACTGCCCAACGCAGTCTGCGCTACCAGGCCGCGCTGGTCGACAAGGTGGGGGTCGCGATCATCGCCACCACGGTCACGGGCCTGGTGACGAAGTGGAATCGCGCCGCGGAGGTGATCTACCAGCGCCCCGCCTCGAGCGCGTTGGCGATGTCGATCGGCGACGCCGTGGGTGCCTCACTGGAACCGGCTGCGATCGTCGCCGACGGGGGCGGGGTGCTGGCCACCCACCACACCGCCGACGGTCAACCGCTGATCGTGCGAGTCGCGGCCACGCAGCTGGACACGGGCTTCGTCCTGGTGTGTAACGATGAGACCAAATCCCATGGGGTGGAACGACTTCTACGTCGAATCGTGAACTCCCTGGATGAGGGAATCTTGGTGATCGATGGCTCGGGCAGTGTGACGTCGGCGAATCCGGCTGCGGAGCGGATCCTCGGAATCTCCGCCTCGACGCTCGTCGGCGGCGACGGACGCGTCGCGCACACGATCAAGACCTACGACGTCAACCGCCGTCTGGTCGAGCCCCGCGACAACCCGGTCGCGCAGACGATGCGGACCGGAAAGCCGTTCCAGGGCTGCATCACCGGGATCGACGGCCCCAACGGCCGACGAACGTGGCTGCGGATGAGCTGCCGGCCGCTGGACAACGACGACCGCTACGGCACGGCGCTCCTCGTGTCGTTCTCCGACATCACCGCCGAGCAGGTGGCCCGCGAGCGGCTGACCTACCGCGCCACCCACGACGCCCTCACCGGGTTGCCGAACCGGGCGGCCGTCCTGAACCGAATCTCGGATTCATTGCGCGTCCGGGGTGATCGCCGGCTGGGTGCGGTGCTGTTCATCGACCTCGACAATCTGAAGGCCATCAACGACTCGCTGGGCCACGACACCGGTGACGAACTCCTCCAGAGTGTGGGGCAGTGCCTTCGCGCATCGGTCGGGCCCAACGACGTCGTCGGCCGGCTTGGGGGAGACGAGTTCGTCACCCTGGTCGCGGGTGCGGTCAGCCCGGCAGACCTCGCCGATTTCGTCAGTCGTCTGGAACGCAGCCTCGCCCAACCCATGACGTTGGGCGCCGCAACGGTGCGCACGCAGGGCAGCATCGGGGTCACGGTGGTGACGCCAGACGATCAGCGCAGCGCCATCGAAATCCTGCGCGACGCGGATGCGGCCATGTACGAGACGAAGGCCAACCGGCGGCGGCACACGCAGCCCAAGTCCCCGAATGCGCGGAACCACAACGGAGTCACGCATGACGGCGATCGGTATGCGTCGCAGTCGACCCAGCACCACGGCCGCTAG
- the rpmC gene encoding 50S ribosomal protein L29: MAVGVSPGELRELTDEELAARVRESKEELFNLRFQMATGQLANNRRLRVVRQEIARVYTVLRERELGLASGPVGEDS; the protein is encoded by the coding sequence ATGGCAGTGGGAGTTTCGCCCGGCGAACTGCGCGAGCTGACCGACGAGGAGCTCGCCGCCCGGGTGCGCGAGTCGAAGGAAGAGCTGTTCAACCTTCGCTTCCAGATGGCCACCGGGCAGCTGGCCAACAACCGTCGGCTGCGCGTGGTGCGCCAAGAGATCGCACGCGTGTACACCGTGCTTCGTGAACGTGAGTTGGGTCTGGCCTCCGGACCCGTTGGTGAGGATTCGTAA
- a CDS encoding formylglycine-generating enzyme family protein, protein MLTELVELPGGTFQMGSTAFYPEEAPVHTAAVSAFAIERHPVTNAQYAGFVQDTGYLTVAERPLDPALYPGVAEADLVPGALVFRPTRGPVDLSDWRQWWDWAPDASWRQPFGPGSTIDDRADHPVVQVSYVDAAAYAQWAGRRLPTEAEWEYAARGTASTTYAWGDEVASGGELMANTWQGRFPYRNDGARGWVGTSPVGSFPPNQFGLLDMIGNVWEWTSTRYTRHHLGDTDSSKGCCTPSHEPDPAVNQTLKGGSHLCAPEYCHRYRPSARSSQSQDSATTHIGFRCVVDG, encoded by the coding sequence ATGCTGACGGAGCTGGTGGAGCTACCGGGCGGCACCTTCCAGATGGGGTCGACGGCGTTCTATCCGGAGGAGGCGCCCGTGCACACCGCGGCGGTGTCCGCCTTCGCCATCGAACGCCATCCCGTGACGAACGCGCAGTACGCCGGCTTCGTCCAGGACACCGGCTACCTGACGGTGGCCGAGCGACCACTGGACCCCGCCCTCTACCCCGGGGTGGCGGAGGCCGACCTGGTGCCCGGTGCGCTGGTCTTCCGGCCGACGCGGGGACCCGTCGACCTGAGCGACTGGCGGCAGTGGTGGGACTGGGCGCCGGACGCGTCCTGGCGTCAGCCCTTCGGCCCGGGCAGCACGATCGACGACCGGGCCGACCATCCCGTGGTGCAGGTGTCCTATGTCGACGCCGCGGCATACGCGCAGTGGGCCGGTCGTCGGCTGCCGACCGAGGCCGAATGGGAGTATGCCGCTCGCGGCACGGCATCGACGACCTACGCGTGGGGTGATGAGGTGGCGTCGGGCGGCGAGCTCATGGCCAACACGTGGCAGGGCCGCTTTCCGTACCGCAACGACGGAGCGAGGGGATGGGTGGGAACGTCGCCCGTCGGATCGTTCCCGCCGAACCAGTTCGGACTGCTCGACATGATCGGCAACGTATGGGAGTGGACCTCGACGCGGTACACCCGACACCACCTCGGCGACACCGACTCGTCGAAGGGATGCTGCACGCCATCGCACGAACCGGACCCGGCCGTGAACCAGACCCTGAAGGGCGGATCGCATCTGTGCGCACCGGAGTACTGCCACCGCTACCGGCCGAGCGCGCGCTCGTCTCAGTCGCAGGACAGCGCCACCACCCACATCGGCTTCCGGTGCGTGGTGGACGGCTGA